From the Sphingobium sp. RAC03 genome, the window GATGCAGGCAGACATTGGCAAAGGCCCGAACCGAACCATCTTCCTGCCGGATCAGCAGGAAGGATTTGCCGACATTCTCATAGACGACATGGTCGCCCGGCTCCGGCAATTCCTCCTCGCGCGCCGCGAACTGCCAGGTGCGCGGCCACATCTTCTGCTTTTCCAGCTCGAAAAATTCAGGGCTGGTATAGCGGCTCGCCGGAATCGGGTCCGACCCCAGATTTTCATATTCGTCCGTGTAGAGAAATTCCGGCACCGGATTGGTGTCCGCCAGCATCAGGTCGCGGACACTCGTGCCGGGGCAACGCGGCAGCGGTGCGCCTTTGATCCGGGGATCGCTTTCAGCCATCACTCTCTCTCCTAAATTCTCGCCCGCCCGGCTGCGCCGCACAAGCGGCGCGCCGAATCCTTGGTCGCTTGTTCAAATATAGCGACGCGATCACTGCGCGACCATCCCCCCATCGACGACAAATTCGCATCCGGTGATGTAGCGCGCATCGTCCGACGCCAAGAAGGCGACCATCGACCCGATGTCGGCGGGTTCGCCCATGCGACCCATCGGGATGGTCGCGACGATCTGGTCGAATATCTCCTTGTTATCGGCGATCGCCACCTGCTGCATGTCGGTCCAGATCATGCCGGGATGCACCGTGTTCACGCGGATATTGTCGCGCGCGGTTTCCAGCGCGACCGACTTGGAAAATAGCCGCACCCCGCCTTTACTCGCTGCATAGGCAGCGGTGCCCTGCACGCCCACCAGGCCCGCGATCGAAGACAGGTTGACGATCGACCCGCCATGTCCCTGCGCCCGCATCTGGTCGACGGCGACCTTGGTGCCCAGATACACGCTGTCGAGATTGACCGAAATCTGCTTGTGCCAGTCAGCCGAGGTCATCTCGCTCATCGGCCGCAACACGGCGATACCGGCATTATTGACCAATATATCGATCTTGCCGAAGGCGGCGATCACTGCCTCGATCACCTTGGTCCAGACCGCTTCGTCGGTCACATCCTGCGCCATCGCCTGCGCGGCAAAGCCCTGCGCGCGCAATTCCTCGGCCCGCGCATCGACCGCCGCGCCATCCAGGTCGGTCAGGAACAGGCTCGCCCCCTGGCCCGCCATCTTGAGCGCGGCCGCAAAGCCCA encodes:
- a CDS encoding SDR family NAD(P)-dependent oxidoreductase translates to MMIDLNGKVALVTGAASANGLGFAAALKMAGQGASLFLTDLDGAAVDARAEELRAQGFAAQAMAQDVTDEAVWTKVIEAVIAAFGKIDILVNNAGIAVLRPMSEMTSADWHKQISVNLDSVYLGTKVAVDQMRAQGHGGSIVNLSSIAGLVGVQGTAAYAASKGGVRLFSKSVALETARDNIRVNTVHPGMIWTDMQQVAIADNKEIFDQIVATIPMGRMGEPADIGSMVAFLASDDARYITGCEFVVDGGMVAQ